The nucleotide window ATCGGCAAACGATTCAAACCAAAAGGTTAAAATCATTAGGTGAACAAATTTATTAGGAGCGATATACTGTGAAAAAGATAGTAATTTTAGCCTCAGGTAACGGGACAAATTTTGAAGCTATATGTAAATATTTTTCGAAATCTTCCAAAACTAGTATAATTAAATTGATAACGGATAACAAGAAAGCTTACGTAATAGAAAGAGCAAAAGGATTGGGAATAGATTATGAAATAATAGACTATTCCTCTTTCAAATCAAAAAAGGAGTATAACGATTATCTTTTTGATCGTTTGAAAGATCTAGATTTTGATCTAATGGTACTAGCAGGATATATGAGAATATTACCAGGCTACATAGTTAGATATTATGCCGATAAAATAATAAACATTCATCCTTCTCTTTTGCCGAAATACCCTGGTTTACGTTCAATAGAAAGGGCGTATAATAATAAAGAAGAATACACAGGAATAACAATTCATTACGTAGAAGAGGAAGTTGATACTGGGAAAATCATATTACAAAAAAAGTTAAAAGTAGACAAAAATTGGGATCTTGAAAAGTTGGAGGAAGAAATTCATAAGTTAGAGCATCAATATTATCCTCAAGTAATTGAGAATCTTTTGAGCAATTCTGATGAATATAGCTAGAGAATGATGGA belongs to Petrotoga mexicana DSM 14811 and includes:
- the purN gene encoding phosphoribosylglycinamide formyltransferase gives rise to the protein MKKIVILASGNGTNFEAICKYFSKSSKTSIIKLITDNKKAYVIERAKGLGIDYEIIDYSSFKSKKEYNDYLFDRLKDLDFDLMVLAGYMRILPGYIVRYYADKIINIHPSLLPKYPGLRSIERAYNNKEEYTGITIHYVEEEVDTGKIILQKKLKVDKNWDLEKLEEEIHKLEHQYYPQVIENLLSNSDEYS